The region CCACCCTGTTCAGAGTTCCTATTTTGCAGACAGGTAAGCTACATTTTGCATAAATAATGCATTGAGTGAATTCACAATTTCATCGCGGCGCTCTTTGCCATTTATACCCTGTTTATTTCCTATTTACGATGCACTCTATATTCTGTCTGGGATAGGGCGGCAGTTATGGTGCTCATCGTGGCCTTGTCCTGCTGTGACAACCTCCGTCGTCAAGTCCCCCTCAATTTCATTGCCCTGGGCTTGTTTGTGAGTACAGCCAGCCATCAAATTAAACCCCACCACACCTGCTTCACTGCTGCCAAGGCACTGTTCTCTCCGTTTATTTACTTTCTATTAGTTTgctattctctgtctctctcgcttggtctcgctctctgtctctctctcactctgtctctctcgctctgtctctctcgctctgtctctctctctctctgtctctctcgctctgtctctctgtagttgtctctgtctctgtaatttgacaaatattgttcatattgttcaAAAGATATCAAGTTTGTTTTTGATAATGTTTTTGTTAAAGACTTGTTTCAAAAagtcaaattctctgtctctctgcatctctctcactctgtctctgtctcgctcactctgtctctctctgtctctctctctgtagaccATCGCAGAGGGCCTGATGCTTGGATCTGTGGCAGTGTGAGTGCTCATACTGTGTCCCTAAATGTATACCCCTTTGTCACTGACTGATCAGCCATGTAGGAGCCAAGAATATTAACAACACCGATATTAGACAACCTGGGGTAATATTGGTGATCCAGGGTTGATGAATTGACCGTAATTCGATAATATTTCAGCCTTAAAATATTAGAACACAAATTAAGTTGTGTCACAGATAGaaaacatgtgtttgtgtgtgtgcacgtgcatgcacatgCGTATATGTAAAAAACATTTGCACCCATGTTAACAGCCATCCCCCGCCCCCCATCATGAAGACACTTTTCTTTCTTAGCTTCTTGTCACTTTTGATAGCATCGTTGGGGTTTACCAGTTTCCAGCTTGAGGTCTCAATCCCAATAATTCATCCAAATGATCATATTTATAGGATATTTCTATAGACCAAGTTTTAGTGATTTGAACTCAGTGTACGTTATGTATTATGCAATGCAATCCTCATGTATGGATTCTACTATATCTTCAGTTCAGGAACATAAAGCAGATAAtcaaatgcaaaaaacaaaaacaaaaaacaaaacatcacatTCTCCTGAGAAAATGTGATTTTCCTTTTGGTTTGAACTGTAGCCCTGCCATCCATGATACCACTGCATGTTGTATTGAGCTTTATTCCCATTGCATATCTGTTTCTGCAGGTACTTTGAGGCCGAAGCAGTCCTTTGGGCTGTGGGGGCCACAGCGTTGGTGTCCTTCTCTTTAAGTCTGTTTGCCATGCAGTCAAGAGTAAGTTCTGTCTTACTTCCACAGCTGTTAAACCAAATATGACATTTTATGCTTACTTGTGTTTGCTATGCAGAAAttcacttctttttttaaaactGAGATGTGCACCATGCAGTTTAAGGCAAGTCTACTTGTAAAATGTCCATTAAACAATCAGTAGCAAATGTTTCAccccctatttttttttttggacaaatcTGAAACTAAACTCTTTAACTGTGAAACCTGTAATTAAGGAACTTAAACAAATACTCTTCCTCCCAACTCTGCTAACATTCTCTTTGTAATCAAAAGCAAGTTTTCCTACCTCTCTGTATTCACCCACACTTACACAAAAACTAAACGGTAGCCATTTGCACGTCAGATCTCATGTgcattgaatttttttttacctgcaaTGGGTCACCCCAATGTGCTAATCTGCAGCACAGCTGCAGTCCAGAGGAGCTGAAGTGCCCTCACTTGAATGCCAATCATGAGTACAGATGAAAGGCGCTCAACACTTTTTCTGTTTGTGAACTTCATCCGATTAATTTCTGCTCCTCTTCTCCCTGCAGTGGGACTTCACCGCAGCCAACGGGTGCATGTGGGCATTTGGCTGGACCCTCATATCCCTTGCATTGCTCTGTGGGATTATGCGATCCCAGGTGAGTCCATGGGCCCAGATTTCAGCagcagacttcaggggggagaatgTTCTGGCGTCCGACCTGAGTGGTGAGCACTCCTAGGGGATACACTTGGAGTTCAAAGACAGGTTTCATTCCCAGGAGGAGTTCATCTCAAGAACAGACGGTGTGGCTGGGTAGACTAGAAACTAGACAAGAAAGACTTTGTGTACTTGAAGATATGTGTACTTGAACACCCACACACAGAGTGATACTTACATGAAGGCCGTGTATCTTTTATTGGTGATCGCCACCCTTGTCGTGGCTGCAGGTGTTAGACCATTTAGCGAGAGAAAGGATGAGGTGAAAGGGAACATACAGCTCATTATTGATGGTTTCTCCCAGAATAACCTAGACCAGACGTTAACATTGTGTACTGTGTTGTACAACACATAACAggttgcaggttcacacgaatgaAGGAGACCATTAGTAAAGCTGCTGCAGCATGCCGCCTCCTAATAACGAGGTTTCAATAGGCTCCACTAATAAGTTCTCTCATAGGGATCACTGACCTTATTTCTCATCTCGAGAAGGTATGCCTTCTGAATATAACATCATAATATTCATCATTCATTCAATTCAATCATACCATTAGGCGtcatggtggcacagtgattagggctgtcgcctcacagtaaaaaggtcctgggttcaaaccctggggttgtccaaccttgggggtcgtcctctgtgtggagtgtgcatgttctccctgtgtctgcggtgggttttctccgggtgctccagtttcccccaccatcaaaaagacatgcatgttagggttaatactcttgtctgtgtccctgaccgaggcatggcaagacaaactggagttggtccccggatgctgtacggtggctgcccactgctcctagctacacagctaggatgggttaaatgcagagaggaatttccccacggggattaataacgtatctcaaaatcaaaataataataaaaaaaaaagatagtctTCTGTGTTTAGAATTTACAAAGGAATCAACATTCTTATGACtttgtttttccccccccaaCAGTACCTTTACATTGTGTATGCCTGCCTGGGAACCTTGCTATTTTCCATTGTAAGTATGCTCTCCTCTGCAGAGAATTGATTTTCTACATCTTATTTGAACTGTAAGACGAGCCAACACGATAGATGAGGCTCGCTGTCAAGTGTGTCCGTGCGCAGAAAGACTTGATCTGGGGTCGGGGGGGAAATGCGGCTGTTCCTGtgcctatccatccattatccaaaccgcttatcctgctctcagggtcgcggggatgctggagtctatcccagcagtcattgggcagcaggcggggagacaccctgaacaggccgccaggccatcaaatggccaacacacacacacacacacacacacacaaccacgcaaactacacgtctatccctaacccttaacctaaccgtaaccctaaaaccaagtcctaaccctaaaatagacccttttccttgtgaggacctctgaaatgtccacacaaaGTAGTtgttgtcaggttttgctatcctaatgaggatATTTGGtcatttggtccacacaaggatagctaaacatgtacacacacacacacacacacacacacccacacacacccacctagggacaatttagggacCTAGGGACAAGTGTTCCTGTGCCCTTTAATTTCAATTATGAACCGCTTTAACAGCAGCAGGCCACATTTCGACAGCCACCTCTCTGCACGCATTAACAGCAAATGTTGTGACCCATCCCTTTATCCAGCGCCAAATGAGCAGTGCAGCAGCAAGTCAACAACTTGTTTTCGGCTGCAGAATGTCAATGTCACAACCATCATTTGtcctgtttttcttttattattttcaGTATTCCCTTTCTAAGAGAAGAAATCCCATACGCTTTTTCTTATCTATTTAAACACTCCTCCGACAGACTCCTTTACTTTGATCTCTCATCCTCTGTTTTCTATCTCGCCTTCAAACATCCACACACATTTTCTCCTTCCAGATACCCTTCAGACATCAGTACTCTCGGTGTTATATAATAATATTGCGTACAGCCGGGACATGAAGAggcatttcatttttctttcacttCTCTTTCTCCTCTGCAGTACATGGTGATGGACACCCAGCTCATACTGGGCGGGAAACACAGGAAATACGCCGTCTCCCCAGAGGAGTACGTGTTTGCAGCTCTCAGCCTGTATCTGGATATCATCACCCtgttcctcctcctgctccagctcATCGGGCTCTGCCGCTGACACCACCGTGCCTCCCTCGCACTGACGCACGAGTCTGCTTTTCAAGAGGAAATCTAATTTTGGGTGAAATTTCCTGTCTATGATGGTTGAGTATGTATCAAGGTTAGTATTACATGGATCTGAGGAGGGAAAAAGGGATCACACTGTTCCCAGCGGACCATCAAGTCTGGATATCAAGTCCTCCGTTGCTGTCTGCATATTATTCATGTATAGCTAACCTTCACACAACGTGGCACCGTCACATCTGTCTTAGCCAGGCCATTTGACTGTATGGAAAATCGCTATTTTGAAGAAAGCAAATTCCAATGAAAGTCAACATATTGAAGTGTTTGATCATTAATGTGGTTCAAATGCTAAGGCCCTCAACTAAATGGATAAGCAGTTTGGTGAATAGGCAGAATACATCTTTTCATTGTCATTCAGAGAAACAGAAAATGCAACCTATTGAAGATCTGCGCAGAGCAAACACTTATCTTTCTAAAAGAATGCTTAGTCGGCCATTATCAAGGAGTTGTTCTGTTCAGCAAAACTTACTGTGTGCAAAATACTATACATGTTTAATTAATATACAACGGCTACTGAGCCCCTGAGCCAGCACAGGATGGGGAGCTTTTCCCTCATTAAAAAGACTCCACTAACCATTATCTACCTGATACACCTTTCAGATTTGGTCGACCATCTGTTTTAAACCACTTGAAATTTGAGAATTAGTATTACTATGGATTTGAGAGGAAATAAGATTAAGTATATTTAGAAATGAGGTAAAATACAAGGTAATATAGCTTTCCTGTCTGGACACAGAAATCTGATCAAGTTAACATTTGGAGCAGAGCGCATGTGGCCTCAGATACAACAACAACATTTGTGGTCTGAGTTGCAGTCTGCTTTATGATGCTCTACCAGAAGCAGCACTACATTAGTTCAAATGcacatttttttgttttaaatgtttAATCTATACAAAGTAGTGTGATCTGATGCTGGCTCACTTGCAGGAAATATTGTATGGGTAGTTTCCTAGTTCAGGATCAGGTTCACTTTTTCAAACTGAGAACTGTTCTCTTTATAGACTTTCACAACTTTTCAGGATAAGCACTTCCACAATACAGCTAACCTTGGACAAAGGCAGTGCAATCTTTAATACTTTAGTGCCTTTTGTTGTTTAAAAACTGAATATGGACATAATAGCACTTTTTTAAATTCATAATTTATCTTGGAAAAACAAGTGATACCTTGTCAAACAATCTCACACTTCATACTAGTCCCGTTATACTTAAATGCACGTTTCCTATGATAACCTTAATAAAGTAGGTAAATATATAATTGAGACTGAAGTAACGTTGACTACTGTGTTtcacaataaaaaaaatacaaaagtaAATCACCTCAGTTTATtggcatcatcacacatcaatTTCTTTCATATAAAGAGGGAATGTATCAAGTATAGACTATGAAAGTGCAAATAGCATTTCAAGGATTAGTTGCTTTACAATAGAAAATCTCATGAGTTACAAAATGTTTTCCATTCTAAAATAAATCACTTGGACATTGTAAGTGAATTACAAAGGAAAATACAAATTCCATGTGGATTTGTACTCATTTCATGTACAGCATACTGTAAAGGAAAAGAAAGGACCATTTGTTTAACACTCCTCAGCTTAAGCCATTCACGGTACTGGTGTCCAACTAAAACACAGACAGCCCTCAGCGTCTCACTACTGCAAAGATGCATTTGAAAGCAAACAATACATTTGGATTTACCGCTGCTCCACGAGCCCactaaaataaaaacataacttACTTCAGTATAGTCAGCCATTAAGctggggaaaacaaaaaacataattcAGACAATCATTAACTGCCAACCATACTCCATATACATGGTGGACAATGACTCAGTACAGTTTAACTCGAATCAGTTACTCATCATCCATTCCCTTCAATGGATAACACTTATTTCAAATAGCTACTTTATATTTTGGGTATCCTCCAGTTTAGTGTCAGATACATGGTGCACACATAGCAAGCTGAACCTTGTTAGAATTCTTTTAACGTTTCCATTTCTAAACCACAGATAAACCAATGTGTTCCCTATCAAAAGGGGCAAATTCAAGATGCCCAACAGCACAAAACTGTGAGaaataagacttttttttttctgaaaatgaGATTGGACACAACCATCATACAATACATAATCATATAAAATCAGTGTTATGTATTAAcacgttaaaaaaaaacccttcataTAAGGACCAGAAAGGGGAGTAGGGTTGGGCGATATGTAAAAAGGTTCCTACCGGCCACCGTCGGCCTAACAATCGCTGATTGTCAACCCCCCCCACCACGACCCCACATCGGCCATTTTCACCAAACGCAATCACGGAAGAGCTCGTTGCGAAAAAGAATACATGACCCCCCATTTGGGATTATTTTGGGTTTAAACCGGATGCAACCGGTAAACCGGaggacctaaatgaagtaatttgCCGTCTCTGCAAATGAGTAGCGCCGGCAAAAGATTCTTAACACCACTAATTTGCACGAGCATTAACATGAAAATCCAATTTTACTGAATCGTTACAGCTACTGTTCGTCAATTAAACAACATAAATCACCTTGAGATCTTTGCTACGTAAGAAACCACAAAGACATGCTAAACAGCAGTCCAacacgatttaaaaaaaaagaaaagtctgaTGGCAATAGATGAAAGACGCCTCTGCTTGCAGCCTCCACATGAACCAACAGGAGGGTTAGCATAGCTATGCTATGACATGACCAGGGTGCGCAACTGcacatgcacgttgcttttcagcaccaatcgGTCGAACAGCAACCATTAAAGATGGCTTAGTTGTCATTTAGTCACTGCCTTGTTTTCCAGACTCATACGAAATCAGTGTAACATCCATCCACAACCCATCCAtggggttagcggttgtgtcaggaatggcatccgacgtaaaatttcgccaaatcagtatgcggattgacaagaccgccatcgttACTGCGCCCTCACACACATGGTACCGACGGAACTTATCAAATcagtgtataaaaaaaaaaggggggcggggTGTATCAGAtcacctgggaaacagggaacaagccgaaagaagaaggaaATCAGTGTAACCGGAAAATGCATTATGGCCCAACTCCAACTGGCAGTTCCTATTTGCACACttacaggttaattatttacCGAGTTGAATTCTCGAGGCAGACCATTAAAATTAGCAAAATAAAGGGACAAAAATCATGcgcaaaaaataaaattaaaataaaataaaaatcacccAAAAGAATCCAACCGCTAATTGGACTCAGCCAATCACCAATTACCGATATTTTCGTCCAATCGCCCAAGCCTCAAGGGGAGCCTAAACATATTGAGATGGGGGACAAATACTGAAAACATTCTTAAAACTTAAAACTTCACATTTGGACAATCTCACAACCCTAAATATGTGAGTGAAACAACTTTAAGGTAACAAGTGTTAGATTTTGTATACACCGTTAGTAGACACTGTTTTGATAAGCACTCAGGGAAATAATGTGTTGAAAAATAACAGTGATTGACATAAAGGCACTGTGATGAATTGCGTAGAGAACCATTTCAAACATGTTTGGCACCTCATGTTTTTGAGATGCAATACACTTTTTTTCCACATACTACAATGCAACACCAGAGAATGGCAGAGCACTATGAAGGTTTAGCCTGACTTATAATTTCAAAGGACCCTGTGACAAAAAAGTGACGTAGGCTTGATAAAGTAATTCACATGGCACAATTGAACTGCCTGATTATCTCGACTACTGGCCTTTTCCCcattttatatttaaaaaaaGCTGTGCTGCACACTCCCTATTAGTCTGACTTTTGGAAATGTTCCATATTCAGCTCAAGTCCTAAAACACGCATTAATTCAAGACAGATTACTACTATGCAGTTACAAGGGTGTGAACTGGACACATCCTGCAGCCACGCTGTGACTACAGTACAGCGAGTGTTCTGACACTCGCTGTACTGTACTTGTTTCTGAAGCTCGCAAGACATTTCCAAACAAATGACAAGTGCAGCatcattgggagaaaaaaaaaagctgaaaccCGAACAGCTGTTTGAAAAATCTGTCCTGAAACATTTCTGACAAGCCAGTCTGCTTTCAGCCTAATAGTTACAACTGAGCTTGAGTGTGATACGTAAATCAACTTTAAGTACACATCCCCTAGATGGTCTTTTGACTACAGATTTACACAACAATCAAATTTATAAGATTTGGATTTTGAAAGTATCACTTTTTAGAGCTTTAGGATGACACTTTTTTCCCAACTTAGACCTTCACAAtgaatttttttgtttgtgttttacaaAAGTGAAGGCAGGCACAATTTGCTTTGAAAAATCCACTTGGTGATAGCAAACTGTGCTTTTGCTAGTCAGTGTTTGGCACCTATAGGGTAGGCAGACGTGGACAGGCATGAGAAGTATTTCTCAGACTACAAACTGTTCAACAAATTGTATACTGGGATAAAATATTACTGTGCTCACTGTGTACAGTTGATACACCTGTGTCAAACCTGATCCGAACATACAGTAGGCTTTAACTCCAGTGGaaaatatatatatcaaaaaTTTACCAGACCTGCATAATCACTATGCTAAATTCTATAGGTTTTACACCTCCTAACAGGTTTCAGAATAAAAGAAATGTTTATATTTATATCTGCACACCATTCATTTTAAGTAATATCCATTCACATTCTAATCAAATCCGTCTTTCATTTCGTGCTGACTTTCCAGAAATTAAATTGCCTAACCACTTGTCGCTCAACAGGGAGGCCATGCATGCCTCTTGTTGCCTGACAAGACTAAACAGAGGACCAATATGCTAACAACCACACTGGATAACTCTCTGCATGACAGTTAAGAACTGTCTTACCACCTCCTACTGTTACTGAATACCTGCCAGCCTGTGACACATTCGTTATTCTTATACTCATGCCATTTGAACCCTAGTCTACTTTGCATTCCAGAGTGGTTTTTGGCCTACAAAAAATGTTCATATTTCCCTGCCTCTGGTCAACCTGTTGAATCACACCAGGTGCACCTGCTCCTCCCACTCGGAGGAGCTAGTGCTAGGCAACTGGTCGGACACAGAGTCACATCGTGGGGTGTCAACGTGGCAGGCCTTTCCACCACCCCGCTCAACGTGCTTGCCGCCTGCATCCAGCGTGGCCATATAGGGTTGCGACAAAGTGTCCAACCCAACTAGATCCAACTGGGTGGGCCTCTCAGCGATGGCAGCCTCCTTCTCCTCTGGGTCAGTCAGCCTCTGAGGGCAGCGGCTCACATCTTCCACCTCCTCCTGAGACTTTATGTTGTCGGGCTGGACAATGACCCTCCCTTTCTTATTCTCCTCCAGGTAccttcctccatctcctcctccagcCGGGTGTAGCACATCGAGGTCAGTGTCGGAGGAGATTGAGGGGACCAGCGTGATGCCTTGGGGGTTCATGTCATGGAACC is a window of Lampris incognitus isolate fLamInc1 chromosome 9, fLamInc1.hap2, whole genome shotgun sequence DNA encoding:
- the zgc:110410 gene encoding protein lifeguard 1, producing MDQNNGSRNDDYGAQPPPYKLQDNVQSPYPGMSYQVGKGNIAVVSPPSTYDNMVHPEGQVARGGLQFSEAPPDYYQDCQDDNCFSDAAIRRGFIRKVYLTLMIQLLVTVGIICAFLYWEALREWTLDNEWFSYTMMAAVMVLIVALSCCDNLRRQVPLNFIALGLFTIAEGLMLGSVAVYFEAEAVLWAVGATALVSFSLSLFAMQSRWDFTAANGCMWAFGWTLISLALLCGIMRSQYLYIVYACLGTLLFSIYMVMDTQLILGGKHRKYAVSPEEYVFAALSLYLDIITLFLLLLQLIGLCR